In the Arachis stenosperma cultivar V10309 chromosome 8, arast.V10309.gnm1.PFL2, whole genome shotgun sequence genome, ATCTCTAATACTTAATTGTGTCTGTCTACAATGTTCCCAAATCAAATGttacaaataaatataaagaaaTAATCATGCCAACCAAAAGGAGGAGCCATGAGTTAACATGAGAGTATGGATTTGCTTAATTATGGGGACACTGAGAAATAATGaagaaggataaaaataatgaagaaagcaagaaattTACTTCATATAATTGTTAACAGAACATTTGAGCACAAAATGTAAAACTTTCCATTTGGTGAACTACCAAAGAAAGCTAGAATCTCACACTGCACAAAATGACAACATTACATCATACTTTCCATCGTTTGGATCTGCAAAACAAGAAACTGTGCAAGACCACTGATGAAACTAGAAAATAAAGCATCACAATGCCCACATAACTTAGTATCTTTGTTCTTCTGAATTCGTATGCATTCTGTTTAACTCACTCTCTAATTGTCTAAAAATATGATGGAAGGAAAAAGTAAGGGAAAAAATAACACTCATGGTGTATACCCTTGGATTTCTTGCTGCTTCTCATACTCTTCCATGGTATCAAACTCATTAGGGTACTGAGTTTTCTCATAGTATCCTTCATTCTCAGTTTTTCCTCTCACTGATTCATACTCATTGAGGTTATAATTCTGATTATTATTGTTCTTCACAGGATAATAGTACTTGCCATTCTCCATGAACCTTGTGTCACTCATTCCTTCTCTCTTCACCTCATCAAAGACATTGTTGTAGTTGCTGTTGTATTCATTGTTAGTGTTGTAGTTACTGGTATACTTTTCATTGTAGCTGTTTTTGTTGTTGCTGTATTCATTGCCATTGTTGTAGTTATTGGTGTACCTTTCATTGTAGTTGTTGTTGGAGTAGCTGTCCTCATGGTTCTTGTTATCATAACCATTGTTGTAACTGCTCCTGAActcttcttcattgttgttgGAGTAGCTGTCCTCATGGTTCTTGTCATAGCCATTGTTGTAATTGTTCCTGAACTCTTCTTCATTGTTGTAATTGTTGctatttcttttcacctcatTGTTGCTGTAGCTGTTGGGGTTGTAGTtataattattgttgttgttgttgttgaagcTCTCACCAGTGAGATCTTCATCAAGAAGCTCATTTTCAAAGGTGGTTGTGGTTGTGATTGGAGTCTCCTTGTTGGGAGAAGAATATTGAGTAGCAGAAGACTCAGTGCCATAAAGGCCATAGCCATTTCCATTGTCAACAAAATCAGGCTCTGGTGCTGGCCCTGATTCTACTGTTGTTGATCCTGATTCTGGTGCTGGTGCTGGTGCTGGTGCAGTGATTGGTTCTGGTGTTGGTGCTGCTATAGGCTCTAGTGCGGGTGCTGGTGTTGGTGATTTAGCTTTTGGTTTCTCAGGCAAATTTTGATGCTCTTTGACATTGTAGATGGTTCTAAAATGGGTGAAGAGGCTAAAGACTTTGCCTTCTCTGGCTTGAATTTGAGGGGAGAGAACAAggacaaagaagaagaagaaagaaagttTGGATACTAAAGAAGCCATAGTAGTGTTGAACAGACAGTAAGAGATGACTGCTAAGAGAACTAAACTTGTTAAGGGTTATTTTATAGAGTCCTTAGGGCTAAGACCTTGGCTTGTTGGTTCTATAAAATCAGAGTCAGAGGCCTTGTAATTATGCGGGGATTGTGGAATAAAAGGTGGGGTTTGTGGGGTATGATTATAGTGACCATTTGGCTATCATGCATGTGCAAAAGGTTTGGGAAAGTCAGCATGGGAAATATTAGGATACATAGTGCAATGAAGCACACTGAG is a window encoding:
- the LOC130945054 gene encoding uncharacterized protein LOC130945054; protein product: MASLVSKLSFFFFFVLVLSPQIQAREGKVFSLFTHFRTIYNVKEHQNLPEKPKAKSPTPAPALEPIAAPTPEPITAPAPAPAPESGSTTVESGPAPEPDFVDNGNGYGLYGTESSATQYSSPNKETPITTTTTFENELLDEDLTGESFNNNNNNNYNYNPNSYSNNEVKRNSNNYNNEEEFRNNYNNGYDKNHEDSYSNNNEEEFRSSYNNGYDNKNHEDSYSNNNYNERYTNNYNNGNEYSNNKNSYNEKYTSNYNTNNEYNSNYNNVFDEVKREGMSDTRFMENGKYYYPVKNNNNQNYNLNEYESVRGKTENEGYYEKTQYPNEFDTMEEYEKQQEIQGYTP